ACCAGAGGAGCGTCGGCACGTCGGGAGGCGCCACACCGAAGTGCTCCCGGAAGGTCGCGATGGCCTTGTCCACGCGCTGCAGCTCCGCTTCCATCTTCAAGTCCTGGATGCGTTGCTCGAACGCGGCGCGCGTCTCCTCGTCCTGCGCGGACTCGGCGAGCGAGACCGCCAGGGCCATGCCCGCGTCCACCTCACCGGATTGGGCATAGAGGCGGGTGGCCAGGGGGGCAAGGTAGTCGGGCGCGCCGGGCAGCTTGGAGGCATGCTCCAACACCTGGGCGGCCTCCCGGTACTCCCTGTGGTAGGTGCTCAGGTTGTAGGCCAGCAGGATGTTCAGCTGCAGATCATCGGGGAAGAGCGGCAGGCCCTTGCGGATGATGCGCGTGGACTCCTGCGTGTTCACCCACTGCTCGCGCCCCAGGTTGGTGGGCAGCGCGGTGCCCGCGAAGCGGTAGACGAGGCCGAACTTCGGGTCCAGGTCGGTGAGGAGCTCCGCGTAGGGGTAGATGTCGCGGTACTCCTCGGCCGTTCTCGCGCGCCCGGTCTCCTGGATGAGTTGGATCCACAGGTAGTCCACGAGGAGGGGCAGGTGACTGCGTCCCACCACCTGCAGCACTTCCTTGCGCGGCAGCAGAGGCTCTTCGTGGGGACCGCGCGGGGGCTTGCGTGGAGGAGCGGCGAGCAGGGCCAGGGCGCCCAGACTGACGATGCCGACGACGAGAGGGAGGAGGGAGGTTTGCGGCCTCATGATTGCGCCAGGAGACAAGTGCGCCCTAAAACCAAGAAGGGCACCTGGATTATTTCCAGGTGCCCTTCGGATTCAACACCAACCGGTTGCCCGGTAGGTCAGCTCGACTCAGTCGCAGTCGACGTCGTTGAAGGTGCTGTACGGCGTGCCGGCCACGGCGTTGGTCTCGTCGGCGTCGGAGCCGCAGGGAGCGGAGCCAGCCTTGGCGTCCTTGGTCGAGATGTACCAGGTGTCCACGCCGGTCTTGTCGTTGTCGATCTGACCAGCGGCGTAGGCGTCCACGTTGCAGCCCGGGCAGTCACCGGAGATGCCGGGGTTCGACGGGTCGTCACCGGCGCCAGAGTACGTGAAGGTGGCCTTCGTGGGCGTCGGCTTGTCGGTGGCGGTGGTGTGCTTGCCCTGGTCCACCGTGATGCAGGTGGTGTCGGTGCCGGCCGCGGGACCGGTCACGCCGGAGACAGCGCGAACCTCGCACTCGCCGCCGCTCTTGAACTCATAGTAGTAGCGGTTGCCGCGCTCGGGGGCGTAACCGATCGCCTTGATGTTCTCCGAGTAGCGGTCCTTCTCCTGCAGGTAGGCGCGCTCGGTGGTGAACCAGGCCTTCAGGTTGGACTTGGCCTCACCCTGCTTGGAGCGGGCCTGGAACTTGATGAAGTTGGGAATCGCGATGGCGGCGAGGATGCCGATGATGGCAACCACGATCATCAGCTCGATGAGCGTGAAGCCACGGTTCTTCCGGGCGAACAGACGGGTCATGGGAGTCCCTTCGGGTGAAGGATGGGTTGCGGCCGAAGCCGTGATGAGGAATAGCACGAACGGTGCCACGGTCAAACCACCCGACCCGTGACGGCGATCCAAGGACTTGCATCGGTCCGGGTGCCCGGAATGGTCAGGCAGGTGCCAATTTTTGTCACCAGGGTGACAGGAATCGTCCGCCCGCGGTGGGCGCCCGGGCCCTATGCTGCGCGATCAGG
This is a stretch of genomic DNA from Archangium violaceum. It encodes these proteins:
- a CDS encoding prepilin-type cleavage/methylation domain-containing protein; this translates as MLAAIAIPNFIKFQARSKQGEAKSNLKAWFTTERAYLQEKDRYSENIKAIGYAPERGNRYYYEFKSGGECEVRAVSGVTGPAAGTDTTCITVDQGKHTTATDKPTPTKATFTYSGAGDDPSNPGISGDCPGCNVDAYAAGQIDNDKTGVDTWYISTKDAKAGSAPCGSDADETNAVAGTPYSTFNDVDCD